In the Bradyrhizobium guangzhouense genome, one interval contains:
- a CDS encoding ABC transporter substrate-binding protein: MTVILRIWLAVSIACGILAPAGSAVAADAKPLNIVFVSPGKTGEVYWDMVAQTMQAAGRKLNAKVEVLTSERNYRTMQELGLGVVARADKPDFLILSNEESAAVPILEAADAAGIKTLLLSNSLIGEDAKRLGPPRRILKNWLGDITTDLTTAGARMANALIGAARNEKWQSPDGKIHLLAIGGDEITPASIARNAGLQLAVAAAPDVVLDRMLFANWTQSEAEQVAANYLGWAQRKGIRPAGIWAGNDPMALGALKAVAAAGITPGEQIQVVGLNWSEDALREIKAGRLLLTDGGHFLLGGWSIVLLRDFADSCDFAATSPHVEVKTSAITRDNLASVATLISTHAFDRIDFAQFRAKAGRCGQYDFSVEALISSISRPGGAGE; encoded by the coding sequence ATGACGGTAATCTTGCGCATATGGCTCGCAGTGAGCATCGCCTGCGGCATTCTTGCGCCGGCCGGCTCGGCTGTTGCGGCCGACGCAAAACCGCTCAACATCGTCTTCGTCAGCCCCGGCAAGACCGGCGAGGTCTATTGGGACATGGTCGCGCAGACCATGCAGGCCGCCGGCCGCAAGCTCAACGCCAAGGTCGAGGTGCTGACCAGCGAGCGCAACTACCGCACCATGCAGGAGCTCGGCCTCGGCGTGGTCGCCCGCGCAGACAAGCCCGACTTCCTCATTCTCTCGAACGAAGAGTCCGCCGCCGTTCCGATCCTGGAGGCCGCCGACGCCGCGGGCATCAAGACGCTGCTGCTGTCGAACTCGTTGATTGGCGAGGATGCGAAACGTCTTGGACCGCCGCGCCGCATTCTCAAGAATTGGCTTGGCGACATCACGACTGATCTGACGACCGCAGGCGCGCGGATGGCGAATGCACTGATCGGCGCGGCCCGCAACGAAAAATGGCAAAGTCCTGATGGCAAGATCCACCTGCTCGCGATTGGTGGCGACGAGATCACGCCGGCTTCGATCGCCCGCAATGCCGGCCTCCAGCTCGCGGTCGCAGCCGCGCCTGATGTGGTGCTGGACCGGATGCTGTTCGCCAACTGGACGCAGTCGGAAGCGGAGCAGGTCGCGGCCAATTATCTCGGCTGGGCGCAGCGCAAAGGCATTCGTCCCGCAGGGATCTGGGCGGGCAACGACCCGATGGCACTGGGCGCGCTTAAGGCTGTCGCGGCCGCCGGCATCACGCCAGGCGAGCAGATTCAGGTGGTGGGCCTCAACTGGTCGGAAGACGCGCTGCGCGAAATCAAGGCCGGCCGCCTGCTGCTGACCGATGGCGGCCACTTCCTGCTTGGCGGCTGGTCGATCGTGCTGCTCCGCGATTTTGCCGACAGTTGCGATTTCGCGGCCACCTCGCCCCATGTCGAGGTCAAGACGTCGGCGATCACGCGCGACAATCTCGCCTCCGTCGCGACGCTGATCTCCACGCATGCCTTCGATCGGATCGACTTTGCGCAATTCAGGGCCAAGGCAGGACGCTGCGGCCAATATGACTTCTCTGTGGAGGCTCTGATCTCCTCAATATCGCGTCCTGGCGGCGCCGGTGAATGA
- a CDS encoding putative bifunctional diguanylate cyclase/phosphodiesterase, with the protein MMRDADRMNGPNKPAPSRSVVRAMIWATVPVLLLVQLLASAGVEVSSFWAQIRQLDARIARVAESRAELIAEPLWKMRYDQVTGVLNEIMHDETIAAAAVYDDTGAVIARVVARPEVQSLTEVSRPIKYSNGNMAVQAGRIVIAYSYATLYMDAGSRLGLLLVVGLLATLATVIAMRISANIFIGKPLAAMMSAIQRSKQDSRAYPADVKSSNEFGQLAIAFNAMQHTTSGALDRLGHMAEHDPLTGLPNRRTLSERLVTLSRDAGAPDALIAFCFIDLDDFKGINDTFGHDGGDKFLVHISERLRGTVEAQDWVARLGGDEFVVIRPEVGDEAVAQGFARQLLDAISEPIMLHDKQVVPRASIGLAVRRAGDPELSHLPALADIALYHAKSKAPGTVAVLDEALQHDYRRRRDLELAIPTGFSEEHFEVWYQSQVDLVTRDVIGLEALIRWRHPDHGVIGPGEFLPLIERSGNNARLTRYVLTDACRALQRLAAAGAPQIRIAINLPPSELADHSLAACLRETCERFGVAPSSLELEITEGSLINNIASASDTLRRLRRLGATIALDDFGTGYSSLAHLRRFPLDKVKIDKAFIREIPESAEDKAIVGVIASLAGTLGLTLVAEGIERDEQAQAMREMGVRLGQGFLFHKPQPLDAVLHQLAEVGGGEHMLADSPSIAPEFA; encoded by the coding sequence ATGATGCGGGACGCTGACCGGATGAACGGCCCGAACAAGCCCGCACCATCACGCTCGGTCGTTCGCGCGATGATCTGGGCGACCGTTCCCGTGCTGCTGCTGGTGCAGCTGCTCGCTTCGGCCGGCGTCGAAGTCTCGAGCTTCTGGGCGCAGATCAGGCAGCTCGATGCACGCATTGCCCGCGTCGCCGAGAGCCGCGCCGAGCTGATCGCCGAGCCGCTCTGGAAGATGCGCTACGACCAGGTCACGGGCGTGCTCAACGAGATCATGCATGACGAGACCATTGCGGCCGCCGCCGTCTACGACGACACCGGCGCCGTGATCGCCCGCGTGGTGGCGCGGCCCGAGGTTCAGTCGCTCACGGAAGTCTCGCGCCCGATCAAATACAGCAACGGCAACATGGCCGTTCAGGCCGGTCGCATCGTGATCGCCTATTCCTACGCGACCTTGTATATGGACGCCGGCAGCAGGCTGGGGTTGCTTCTCGTCGTCGGCCTGCTCGCAACGCTTGCGACCGTGATCGCGATGCGGATCTCCGCCAACATCTTCATCGGCAAACCGCTGGCCGCGATGATGTCGGCGATCCAGCGCAGCAAGCAGGACAGCCGCGCCTATCCCGCCGATGTCAAATCGTCCAACGAATTCGGCCAGCTCGCGATCGCCTTCAACGCGATGCAGCACACGACCTCGGGCGCGCTCGACCGGCTCGGCCATATGGCCGAGCACGATCCGCTGACGGGGCTGCCCAACCGCCGCACCCTGTCCGAGCGTCTGGTGACATTGAGCCGGGATGCAGGTGCTCCGGATGCGCTGATCGCGTTCTGCTTCATCGATCTCGACGATTTCAAGGGCATCAACGACACCTTTGGTCACGACGGCGGCGACAAATTCCTGGTCCATATCTCGGAGCGGCTTCGTGGCACGGTCGAAGCCCAAGATTGGGTCGCGCGGCTCGGCGGCGACGAATTCGTGGTTATCAGGCCCGAGGTCGGCGATGAAGCGGTCGCGCAAGGCTTCGCGCGGCAATTGCTGGACGCGATCTCCGAGCCGATCATGCTGCATGACAAGCAGGTGGTGCCGCGCGCCAGCATCGGCCTTGCCGTGCGGCGTGCCGGCGATCCTGAATTGTCGCACTTGCCGGCGCTCGCCGACATCGCGCTCTATCACGCCAAGAGCAAGGCGCCCGGCACCGTCGCGGTGCTCGACGAGGCGCTCCAACACGACTATCGTCGCCGCAGGGATCTGGAGCTTGCCATTCCCACTGGCTTCTCCGAGGAGCACTTCGAGGTCTGGTATCAGAGCCAGGTCGACCTCGTGACCCGGGACGTCATCGGCCTGGAGGCGCTCATTCGCTGGCGCCATCCCGATCACGGCGTGATCGGCCCCGGCGAATTCCTGCCGCTGATCGAGCGCAGCGGCAACAATGCGCGCCTGACGCGCTACGTGCTGACCGACGCCTGCCGCGCGCTGCAACGCCTCGCAGCCGCCGGCGCGCCGCAGATACGGATCGCGATCAATTTGCCGCCGTCGGAGCTCGCCGACCATTCGCTCGCCGCCTGCTTGCGCGAGACCTGCGAGCGGTTCGGTGTTGCGCCCTCGTCGCTCGAGCTCGAGATCACGGAAGGGTCGCTGATCAACAACATCGCCAGCGCATCCGACACGCTGCGCCGGCTGCGGCGGCTGGGGGCGACCATTGCGCTCGATGATTTCGGCACTGGCTACAGCTCGCTTGCGCATCTCAGGCGATTTCCGCTCGACAAGGTCAAGATCGACAAGGCGTTCATTCGCGAAATCCCCGAAAGCGCCGAGGACAAGGCGATTGTCGGCGTCATCGCCTCGCTCGCGGGAACGCTCGGGCTGACGCTGGTCGCGGAAGGCATCGAACGGGACGAGCAGGCGCAGGCGATGCGCGAGATGGGCGTGAGACTTGGCCAGGGCTTTCTGTTCCACAAGCCGCAGCCGCTTGATGCCGTGCTGCACCAGCTTGCGGAAGTTGGCGGCGGCGAGCACATGCTCGCCGACAGCCCGTCGATCGCGCCCGAATTCGCCTGA
- the radA gene encoding DNA repair protein RadA translates to MAKNTLSFVCQNCGAAYNRWQGKCESCGEWNTLAEEDATGSVPVSIRSKRKGRTFALESLAGKSPDAPRFSSGMAELDRVTGGGFVRGSVLLVGGDPGIGKSTLLTQATSLMARVGHRVVYISGEEAIAQVRLRAERLGLSDAPVQLAAETSVEDIVSTLSEGAVPRLIVIDSIQTMWTDTVESAPGTVTQVRASAQALIRFAKKTGAAIILVGHVTKDGQIAGPRVVEHMVDAVMSFEGEGSQQFRILRAVKNRFGPTDEIGVFEMTGLGLREVTNPSELFLSERDLGTPGTAVFAGIEGTRPVLVELQALVAPTSLGTPRRAVVGWDQSRLSMVLAVLEAHCGVKLSGHDVYLNVAGGLRIHEPAADMAAAAALVSSLVNAQLPTDAVYFGEISLSGVIRPVAQTPARLKEAAKLGFKRAVLPESARGGEASGDAGLTLNAVNSLTTLVAEIAAKGSRRGDSAPPAEKNATPARFRRGEG, encoded by the coding sequence ATGGCCAAGAACACGCTTTCCTTCGTCTGCCAGAACTGCGGCGCGGCCTATAACCGCTGGCAGGGCAAGTGCGAGTCCTGCGGCGAGTGGAATACGCTGGCCGAGGAGGACGCGACCGGTAGCGTGCCGGTCTCGATCCGCTCCAAGCGCAAGGGCCGGACCTTTGCGCTGGAGAGCCTCGCCGGCAAAAGCCCGGATGCGCCGCGCTTCTCCTCTGGCATGGCCGAGCTCGACCGTGTCACCGGCGGCGGCTTCGTCCGCGGCTCGGTGCTGCTGGTCGGCGGCGATCCCGGCATCGGAAAATCGACCTTGCTGACGCAGGCGACCAGTCTGATGGCGCGCGTCGGGCATCGCGTCGTCTACATCTCAGGCGAAGAAGCCATTGCCCAGGTGCGCCTGCGCGCCGAACGGCTTGGGCTGTCGGATGCGCCGGTGCAGCTCGCGGCCGAGACGTCGGTGGAAGATATCGTCTCGACATTGTCCGAAGGCGCGGTGCCGCGGCTGATCGTGATCGACTCGATCCAGACGATGTGGACCGACACGGTGGAATCCGCCCCCGGCACGGTGACGCAGGTGCGCGCCTCGGCGCAGGCGCTCATTCGTTTCGCCAAGAAGACCGGCGCGGCCATCATCCTGGTCGGCCACGTTACCAAGGACGGCCAGATCGCCGGCCCTCGCGTGGTCGAGCACATGGTCGATGCCGTGATGTCCTTCGAGGGCGAAGGCTCGCAGCAATTCCGCATCCTGCGCGCCGTGAAGAACCGGTTCGGGCCGACCGACGAGATCGGTGTGTTCGAGATGACCGGCCTTGGCCTGCGCGAGGTCACCAACCCGTCCGAGCTGTTCCTGTCCGAGCGCGATCTCGGCACGCCCGGCACCGCAGTCTTTGCGGGCATCGAAGGCACGCGGCCCGTCCTGGTCGAATTGCAGGCGCTGGTGGCGCCGACCTCGCTCGGCACCCCGCGTCGGGCCGTGGTCGGCTGGGACCAGAGCCGGCTCTCGATGGTGCTGGCGGTGCTGGAAGCCCATTGCGGGGTCAAGCTCTCCGGCCACGACGTCTATCTGAATGTCGCGGGTGGCCTGCGCATCCACGAGCCGGCGGCCGATATGGCCGCGGCCGCCGCGCTGGTGTCGTCCCTGGTTAATGCGCAGTTACCCACCGATGCCGTTTATTTCGGCGAGATCTCGCTTTCCGGCGTCATCCGACCGGTGGCACAGACCCCTGCCAGGCTCAAGGAAGCGGCCAAGCTGGGCTTCAAGCGCGCCGTGCTGCCCGAATCGGCCCGTGGCGGCGAGGCGAGCGGTGACGCCGGACTGACCCTGAACGCGGTCAACAGCCTGACGACCCTCGTCGCGGAGATCGCCGCCAAGGGCTCCCGCCGCGGCGACTCGGCCCCGCCGGCGGAGAAAAATGCCACACCGGCAAGATTCCGCCGTGGAGAGGGTTAG
- a CDS encoding CvpA family protein yields the protein MPVTLLDLILLGVMLISGLLAMVRGFMREILSIAAWGTAAIVTLYSFSKLLPTAKTYFNNDTVASVVVVAGVFIGTLVVVSVITVRISDMILDSRIGALDRTLGFLFGLARGLLIVVVAFLFFTWLVPDKQRPDWVSGAKSRVVLQGTGDWLMSLLPDDPENTILKRFKKNKPDDDQADTEQQPSGSGDGYSKPARDSLKKLIEKPAAR from the coding sequence ATGCCAGTTACACTCCTCGACCTGATCCTGCTCGGCGTGATGCTGATCTCGGGCCTGCTCGCCATGGTCCGCGGCTTCATGCGCGAAATCCTCTCGATCGCGGCTTGGGGCACCGCGGCGATCGTGACGCTGTACTCGTTTTCCAAGCTGCTGCCGACCGCAAAGACCTATTTCAACAACGACACCGTCGCGAGCGTGGTCGTGGTCGCCGGCGTGTTCATCGGTACCCTGGTCGTGGTGTCCGTGATCACGGTCCGGATCTCCGACATGATCCTGGATTCGCGCATCGGCGCGCTGGACCGCACCCTCGGCTTCCTGTTTGGCCTGGCTCGCGGGCTTTTGATCGTGGTGGTCGCCTTCCTGTTCTTCACCTGGCTGGTGCCGGACAAGCAGCGCCCGGACTGGGTCTCAGGGGCCAAGTCCCGCGTGGTGCTCCAGGGAACCGGGGATTGGCTGATGTCCCTCTTGCCTGACGACCCCGAGAACACCATCTTGAAGAGATTCAAGAAAAACAAACCAGATGATGATCAAGCTGATACCGAGCAGCAGCCTTCGGGCAGCGGCGACGGCTACAGCAAACCGGCTCGTGACAGCCTGAAGAAGCTGATCGAGAAACCTGCGGCGCGTTGA